From Brassica rapa cultivar Chiifu-401-42 chromosome A06, CAAS_Brap_v3.01, whole genome shotgun sequence:
ATTCCCCGCTTCTCAGCCCGACCCGTTTCTTCCCATTGTCCGGAGAGCCGAGTCCGAGACAAACTATAAAGCGTGGGAAGAAGAACAGATTAATCCGTACTTGGTACGAGCAAAGAACGGCTACAACAGCCATCGGCGTAATCGTCATTTTGGGGGTCTTCTTCCTTGTGAATTGGTTAATGCTCTCTCGTCTTCACGAAGGACGAGTTTGGCTTCGAACAGGGTTCGCTAAGAATACATACCAGATCCCTAAATGGGTTTCTTCTACACaggtaaaaaatattataagctTTTCTTGTCTCCCAAGAAAACAGAATAATAGACTGAAAATATCAATGATGTACAACGTTGTTGTTGTGGACCAGAACGTTGAGGTTAGAAGGTTTGGAAAATCAAGGAGAAAACATAATGGAACATATGATAGAATGTTGGGTTTGGCCGCTCAGGCTTTGCTAGAGGTAACGAACGTTTTCTCCAAAATCTAATCCGTAACATTTATTATGTTATGTTATCACTGCTTGTTGTTATTACGTTGTAATGGTATTTGATTGGAGCAGAACAAACGTGAGCCAAAAGAGTTATGGCAGGAGCCAAAGGCTCAAGCTTTGGCTTGGAAGCCATGTGCTGATCAACGCTCTTGGTCTCCTGACGGTAAACACtctccctctttttttttttttttttttgctttaagaCTGGATCAAGCTTGTTTCCTATGgagttttctttatttttatttttttctgattttttagaTGGAAAAAATGGATATATTATGGTAACTGCAAACGGAGGGATAAATCAACAAAGAGTTGCTGTAAGTATTCTTCTCCTTTGTCCTTCAAGTTGCCTTTTGAAATTTCTCTATCATCATATCATGAGACCGCGGGATACTTTTCACAGGTATGTAATATCGTTGTTGTAGCTCGTTTGCTCAATGCGTCTCTAGTCATTCCAAAATTCATGTTAAGCGACGTTTGGACAGATGCAAGGTAAATATTGTAAGCTCCTCGTCCTTTCTCCTCTGTCTCTACAACATTTACGAGTCATATTCATGAAGAAACATTACATATGTAATAATGTATTTGACTTTGATACATCATAGTCAGTTCGGAGATATTTATCAAGAGGAACATTTTATCAAATACTTGTCGCCTGATATTCGGATAGTAAAGGAGCTACCAAAAGAGCTTCAATCTTTGGATCTTGAAGCAATCGGCAGCGTTGTGAGTTTACACTTTGGTTCTTTTATGCGGACAATCTcatcttccttctctttttgttttgttcatgtTTAGCACTTTATATCTTTTAAGGTTACGGATGTGGATGTGATGAAAGAAGCCAAACCAGACTTCTATATGAAACACATTCTCCCTATACTACACAAGAACAAAGTAATCCATTTTGTTGGATTCAGCAACCGCTTGGCCTTTGATCCAATGCCATTTGACTTACAGGttagacatttttttttaataatttttttttagctcatttGATCTAAAACTTTTTGGTTGGAAGTAGAGGCTTCGGTGCAGATGTAACTTCCATTCGCTAAACTTCGTCCCGAGAATACAAGAAACAGGAGCGTTGATCGTGAAGAGGTTGCGTAACAGCAGTGGATCTTACCTTGCACCACTTGACGTGCATCTCCTCGGTCCAAAATCCGCTTCTTCTTTAATCTTGGACAACAAGTCTGATCCTCCTGCGCAGAAgagggcttcttcttcttcaaagtATCTTGCTCTCCATCTACGGTTTGAAATAGACATGGTGGCTCACTCTCTCTGTTACTTCGGAGGAGGTGAAAGGGAACAGAAAGAGTTGGATTCTTATCGCCAAAAACACTTTCCTTCCCTCTCCACtctaaccaaaacaaaaaagtttgttcttattttattttaaacttgatcatcttcctcttccttgTGTTTCAAGTCTAAGCCCTAaattgctcttttttttttctttttttttcagattcccATCTCCAGATGCTTTGAGGACGGAAGGACTTTGCCCATTAACACCAGAAGAAGCCGTGCTAATGCTCGTGGCTCTTGGCTTCAACCGTGAAACTCGAGTCTTTGTAGCTGGTGCACATATATACGGAGGAAATAAAAGGTTAGCTGCGTTAACCAGCTTATACCCTAACCTAGTCACCAAAGAGAAACTACTCTCTCCGTCAGAGTTACAACCTTTCAAGAACTTCTCTTCTCAGGTAAtaaagaaactaaaatattcTTTGTCACTGACAAATAATTTGTTTAAAACGTTATTTGTTATGTCTGTAGCTAGCGGCTTTAGATTTCATCGGTTGTGCTGCGGCAAACGCTTTTGCGATGACGGATTCAGGGAGCCAGCTATCGTCTCTCGTATCGGGTTATAGAATATATTATGGAGGTGGGAAGATGCCGACGATTAGACCGAACAAACGGAGACTTTCAGACATATT
This genomic window contains:
- the LOC103872039 gene encoding O-fucosyltransferase 2 translates to MEHERPDVERPESRDLLLPVCGVPPPYSPLLSPTRFFPLSGEPSPRQTIKRGKKNRLIRTWYEQRTATTAIGVIVILGVFFLVNWLMLSRLHEGRVWLRTGFAKNTYQIPKWVSSTQNVEVRRFGKSRRKHNGTYDRMLGLAAQALLENKREPKELWQEPKAQALAWKPCADQRSWSPDDGKNGYIMVTANGGINQQRVAVCNIVVVARLLNASLVIPKFMLSDVWTDASQFGDIYQEEHFIKYLSPDIRIVKELPKELQSLDLEAIGSVVTDVDVMKEAKPDFYMKHILPILHKNKVIHFVGFSNRLAFDPMPFDLQRLRCRCNFHSLNFVPRIQETGALIVKRLRNSSGSYLAPLDVHLLGPKSASSLILDNKSDPPAQKRASSSSKYLALHLRFEIDMVAHSLCYFGGGEREQKELDSYRQKHFPSLSTLTKTKKFPSPDALRTEGLCPLTPEEAVLMLVALGFNRETRVFVAGAHIYGGNKRLAALTSLYPNLVTKEKLLSPSELQPFKNFSSQLAALDFIGCAAANAFAMTDSGSQLSSLVSGYRIYYGGGKMPTIRPNKRRLSDILLKNNTIAWNVFEKRVRKAIRQTKHVFARPTGRSVYRYPRCKECMCNDQ